From one Lycium barbarum isolate Lr01 chromosome 6, ASM1917538v2, whole genome shotgun sequence genomic stretch:
- the LOC132600755 gene encoding protein DGS1, mitochondrial-like isoform X2 — protein sequence MQTITYPVYSHNVGSGEGKVYADLAPTFRGREAVSERPSAQEKTRQKGQIRTNISERYERELMHPIQNLVSGELARALLIQVQKLKLNIEKAMLELDKILRANGINFAILAALPAFFLSLIVIMVMRGWIKQLGRSLCRKKDTHQNIGYTHFTSNCWLIV from the exons ATGcaaacaataacatacccagtgtattcccacaatgtggggtctggggagggtaaagtgtacgcagaccttgccCCCACCTTcagaggtagggaggctgtttccgaaagaccctcagctcaagagaaaacaagacaaaagggtCAGATAAGGACAAACATATCAGAAAG GTATGAAAGGGAACTGATGCATCCAATTCAAAATCTCGTATCCGGGGAGCTTGCTCGTGCTCTTCTTATCCAG GTCCAGAAGCTGAAGCTTAATATTGAGAA GGCTATGCTGGAGCTAGATAAAATTCTTAGAGCAAATGGAATCAACTTTGCTATTTTAGCTGCTTTGCCGGCTTTCTTCCTCTCCCTTATTGTGATCATGGTGATGCGTGGTTGGATTAAACAG CTCGGTCGTTCCTTGTGCAGGAAGAAGGATACACACCAAAATATAGGCTACACTCACTTCACTTCTAATTGTTGGTTGATAGTTTAA
- the LOC132600755 gene encoding protein DGS1, mitochondrial-like isoform X1: MQTITYPVYSHNVGSGEGKVYADLAPTFRGREAVSERPSAQEKTRQKGQIRTNISERYERELMHPIQNLVSGELARALLIQVQKLKLNIEKAMLELDKILRANGINFAILAALPAFFLSLIVIMVMRGWIKQVIWLFIFRHDAVKIFRKYRINASNYLRGRTKILLNLD, from the exons ATGcaaacaataacatacccagtgtattcccacaatgtggggtctggggagggtaaagtgtacgcagaccttgccCCCACCTTcagaggtagggaggctgtttccgaaagaccctcagctcaagagaaaacaagacaaaagggtCAGATAAGGACAAACATATCAGAAAG GTATGAAAGGGAACTGATGCATCCAATTCAAAATCTCGTATCCGGGGAGCTTGCTCGTGCTCTTCTTATCCAG GTCCAGAAGCTGAAGCTTAATATTGAGAA GGCTATGCTGGAGCTAGATAAAATTCTTAGAGCAAATGGAATCAACTTTGCTATTTTAGCTGCTTTGCCGGCTTTCTTCCTCTCCCTTATTGTGATCATGGTGATGCGTGGTTGGATTAAACAGGTAATATGGCTGTTCATTTTTCGTCACGATGCAGTTAAAATTTTCCGCAAGTATAGAATAAATGCTTCTAATTATTTGAGGGGAAGGACAAAAATCCTTCTTAATTTAGATTGa
- the LOC132600758 gene encoding protein DGS1, mitochondrial-like, with protein sequence MLLNKDTRAEGRRRVARIQRQLLLMEVERKIMQLESFKYQGQEKAAECMFGLALYNLDRLFYAVEGHARATDEWIKFLCLSS encoded by the exons atgttactGAACAAG GATACAAGAGCAGAAGGCAGAAGAAGGGTTGCTCGAATTCAAAGACAACTGCTACTTATGGAAGTAGAAAGAAAAATTATGCAATTGGAGAGCTTCAAATATCAAGGACAA GAAAAAGCTGCAGAGTGCATGTTTGGATTGGCGTTATATAATCTTGATCGCTTATTCTATGCTGTGGAAGGCCATGCAAGGGCAACCGATGAATGGATAAAGTTTCTTTGTCTTTCATCCTAA
- the LOC132600754 gene encoding wall-associated receptor kinase 5-like, translating into MLLNIAFLHLIILTCSLFSVSSLQTTTKSIAKATTITKPGCESKCGALTVPFPFGIGNGTGCSIDPSFDIDCNALFNPPKAFLSGKDLEVVDLLDAQILIKNNVGSRCYNQTGGVITEYEVDFSLNSKPFSFSDLNKLMVVGCDDFGMIFNFEERNLSSGCISLCSEREDIINGSCSGIGCCQTSIPRGLQSLLILLGGIHNHTNVSSFNPCGYAFLGKPDKFIFNRSDLSDSSFRNKVIEKVPVLIDWAIGNGNCTEVKKAADYACQENSVCVDSDTGLGGYRCKCKKGYQGNPYVSSGCTDVDECKENHCDGICNNFPGGYSCTCPHGQIGDGKRKGHGCIPQNSKSPILQLSLGLCFGFLALAISATWIYLGIKRRQLIRLGEKFFQKNGGLMLKQKLRSNDNGIEYAAKIFTAAELEKATDSYAEDRILGRGGYGTVYKGVLPDNRVVAIKKSRIMDESQIELFINEVIILSQVNHRNVVKLLGCCLETEVPLLVYEFISKGTLYYHIHEGGETCCFSWENRLRIASEAAGALAYLHSATSTPVIHRDVKSMNILLDEYYTAKISDFGASILVSLDQTQVTTLVRGTFGYLDPEYFHTSQLTEKSDVYSFGVVLAELLTGRLPLDTAASEHERSLAAFFVRSIKENRLFQILETQVLREGSFEQCQGVAELAKRCLRLTSEERPTMKEVAMELEGLRKFTKHPWSQTQESQDEETLGLITEQTSDLYAINITNDFIPSGEFSGQQSLDSRMMLHIHSPR; encoded by the exons ATGCTTCTTAACATAGCTTTCCTCCACTTGATAATACTAACATGCAGCCTATTTTCAGTTTCATCCCTACAaaccacaacaaaatccattGCCAAAGCTACCACCATTACCAAACCTGGCTGTGAAAGCAAATGCGGGGCTTTAACGGTCCCATTTCCTTTTGGTATTGGTAACGGAACAGGCTGCTCGATTGACCCTTCATTTGATATAGACTGTAATGCTTTGTTCAATCCTCCAAAGGCCTTTCTTTCTGGAAAAGATCTCGAAGTGGTTGATTTATTGGATGCTCAGATACTCATCAAGAACAATGTTGGGAGCCGGTGTTACAATCAAACAGGGGGGGTGATTACCGAATACGAGGTGGACTTTAGCTTGAATTCGAAGCCTTTCTCCTTCTCCGACCTCAACAAATTGATGGTAGTTGGCTGCGACGACTTTGGTATGATTTTTAACTTTGAAGAGAGAAACCTCAGCAGTGGATGCATTTCGCTTTGTTCTGAAAGAGAGGACATAATTAATGGCTCTTGCTCAGGTATCGGTTGTTGCCAAACTTCAATCCCGAGGGGTTTGCAGAGTCTTTTGATTTTACTTGGGGGTATTCATAACCACACAAATGTGTCTTCTTTTAATCCTTGTGGCTATGCATTTCTTGGTAAGCCAGATAAGTTCATTTTCAACCGCTCGGATTTGTCCGATTCGAGTTTTCGGAACAAGGTTATAGAGAAAGTTCCTGTGCTGATTGATTGGGCTATTGGCAATGGTAATTGCACTGAGGTCAAGAAAGCAGCTGATTATGCTTGTCAGGAAAATAGTGTTTGTGTGGATTCTGACACAGGACTTGGAGGTTATCGATGCAAGTGCAAGAAGGGATACCAGGGTAACCCTTATGTCAGCTCAGGTTGCACAG ATGTAGATGAATGCAAGGAGAATCATTGTGATGGAATATGCAATAATTTCCCTGGAGGCTACAGCTGCACTTGTCCACATGGTCAGATTGGTGATGGCAAGAGAAAAGGCCATGGTTGCATCCCTCAGAACTCTAAGTCACCCATCCTTCAACTCTCACTCG GTTTGTGCTTTGGCTTTCTGGCTTTGGCCATCAGTGCAACTTGGATATACTTGGGTATCAAAAGAAGACAGCTCATAAGACTCGGGGAAAAGTTCTTTCAGAAAAATGGCGGTTTGATGCTGAAACAGAAACTCAGATCAAATGATAATGGCATTGAGTATGCAGCTAAAATCTTTACAGCAGCAGAACTCGAGAAAGCCACTGACAGCTATGCTGAGGATCGTATCCTAGGGCGAGGCGGTTATGGTACGGTTTACAAAGGCGTTCTTCCAGACAACCGTGTGGTTGCAATTAAAAAGTCGAGAATAATGGACGAGAGCCAAATAGAATTGTTCATCAATGAAGTGATCATTCTCTCGCAAGTCAATCATCGAAATGTGGTGAAACTCTTGGGGTGTTGTTTGGAAACCGAAGTCCCTCTACTAGTCTACGAATTCATCTCTAAAGGTACCCTCTATTACCATATTCACGAAGGTGGAGAAACATGCTGCTTTTCTTGGGAAAATAGATTGAGGATAGCATCCGAAGCTGCTGGTGCTCTCGCGTATCTTCATTCTGCAACTTCTACCCCTGTAATTCATCGAGACGTGAAGTCTATGAATATACTACTAGATGAGTATTACACAGCGAAAATATCAGATTTTGGGGCTTCTATATTAGTGTCACTGGATCAAACTCAAGTGACTACATTGGTTCGAGGAACTTTCGGTTACTTGGATCCAGAATACTTCCATACAAGCCAATTGACAGAAAAGAGCGATGTTTATAGCTTTGGAGTAGTTCTTGCAGAGCTCTTAACAGGGCGACTGCCCCTAGATACTGCAGCATCAGAACACGAGAGAAGCCTAGCTGCATTTTTTGTCAGGTCTATTAAGGAAAATCGATTGTTTCAAATACTCGAAACTCAAGTGCTACGAGAAGGAAGCTTCGAGCAATGCCAAGGTGTTGCTGAGCTCGCAAAGAGATGCCTCAG GTTAACAAGTGAAGAAAGGCCTACAATGAAAGAAGTGGCGATGGAGCTAGAAGGATTAAGGAAGTTCACCAAACATCCGTGGTCTCAAACTCAGGAAAGTCAAGATGAGGAAACTCTTGGATTAATAACAGAACAAACATCAGACCTTTACGCGATCAATATAACTAATGACTTCATCCCTAGCGGAGAATTCTCCGGACAACAGAGCTTGGATAGTCGGATGATGTTACATATTCACAGCCCCCGGTGA